Proteins found in one Odocoileus virginianus isolate 20LAN1187 ecotype Illinois chromosome 10, Ovbor_1.2, whole genome shotgun sequence genomic segment:
- the CRYAB gene encoding alpha-crystallin B chain isoform X2, whose product MVMPLSQRMRLEKDRFSVNLDVKHFSPEELKVKVLGDVIEVHGKHEERQDEHGFISREFHRKYRIPADVDPLAITSSLSSDGVLTVNGPRKQASGPERTIPITREEKPAVTAAPKK is encoded by the exons ATGGTGATGCCCCTGAGCCAGAGG ATGCGTCTGGAGAAGGACAGATTCTCTGTCAACCTGGATGTGAAGCACTTCTCCCCAGAGGAACTCAAGGTCAAGGTGCTGGGAGATGTGATTGAGGTGCATGGCAAACATGAAGAGCGCCAG GATGAACATGGTTTTATCTCCCGGGAGTTCCACAGGAAATACCGGATCCCAGCTGACGTGGACCCTCTCGCCATTACTTCGTCCCTGTCGTCTGATGGGGTCCTCACTGTGAATGGACCAAGGAAACAGGCCTCCGGCCCTGAGCGCACCATTCCCATCACCCGTGAAGAGAAGCCGGCTGTCACTGCAGCCCCCAAGAAGTAG
- the HSPB2 gene encoding heat shock protein beta-2 yields MSGRSVPHAHPATAEYEFANPSRLGEQRFGEGLLPEEILTPTLYHGYYVRPRAAPAGEGSRAGASELRLSEGKFQAFLDVSHFTPDEVTVRTVDNLLEVSARHPQRLDRHGFVSREFCRTYVLPADVDPWRVRAALSHDGILNLEAPRGGRHLDTEVNEVYISLLPAPPDPEEEEEAVGVEP; encoded by the exons ATGTCGGGCCGCTCCGTGCCACATGCCCACCCGGCCACCGCCGAGTACGAGTTTGCCAACCCGAGCCGCCTGGGCGAGCAGCGCTTCGGGGAAG GCCTCCTGCCAGAAGAGATCCTGACCCCTACCCTCTACCACGGCTACTATGTCCGGCCCCGGGCCGCGCCAGCTGGGGAGGGCAGCCGGGCAGGGGCCTCCGAGCTTCGGCTCAGCGAGGGCAAGTTCCAGGCGTTTCTGGACGTGAGCCACTTTACCCCAGATGAGGTGACCGTGAGGACTGTGGACAACCTCCTGGAGGTGTCCGCCCGGCACCCGCAGCGCCTGGACCGCCACGGCTTCGTGTCGCGCGAGTTCTGCCGCACCTACGTCCTGCCGGCCGACGTGGACCCCTGGCGGGTGCGCGCCGCACTCTCCCACGACGGCATCCTCAACCTGGAGGCGCCTCGGGGCGGCCGACATTTGGACACAGAGGTCAACGAGGTCTACATctccctgctcccagctcccCCTGATCccgaggaagaggaggaggccgTCGGTGTTGAGCCCTGA
- the CRYAB gene encoding alpha-crystallin B chain isoform X1: MDIAIHHPWIRRPFFPFHSPSRLFDQFFGEHLLESDLFPASTSLSPFYLRPPSFLRAPSWIDTGLSEMRLEKDRFSVNLDVKHFSPEELKVKVLGDVIEVHGKHEERQDEHGFISREFHRKYRIPADVDPLAITSSLSSDGVLTVNGPRKQASGPERTIPITREEKPAVTAAPKK, encoded by the exons ATGGATATCGCCATCCACCACCCCTGGATCCGCCGCCCCTTCTTCCCTTTCCACTCTCCCAGCCGCCTCTTTGACCAGTTCTTTGGCGAGCACCTGTTGGAGTCTGATCTCTTCCCAGCTTCTACTTCCCTGAGCCCCTTCTACCTTCGGCCGCCCTCATTTCTGCGGGCACCCAGCTGGATTGACACTGGCCTCTCTGAG ATGCGTCTGGAGAAGGACAGATTCTCTGTCAACCTGGATGTGAAGCACTTCTCCCCAGAGGAACTCAAGGTCAAGGTGCTGGGAGATGTGATTGAGGTGCATGGCAAACATGAAGAGCGCCAG GATGAACATGGTTTTATCTCCCGGGAGTTCCACAGGAAATACCGGATCCCAGCTGACGTGGACCCTCTCGCCATTACTTCGTCCCTGTCGTCTGATGGGGTCCTCACTGTGAATGGACCAAGGAAACAGGCCTCCGGCCCTGAGCGCACCATTCCCATCACCCGTGAAGAGAAGCCGGCTGTCACTGCAGCCCCCAAGAAGTAG